In Nitrosarchaeum koreense MY1, one genomic interval encodes:
- a CDS encoding hydantoinase/oxoprolinase family protein, with protein sequence MNKRRIRVGIDVGGTFTKAVAIDVKTGSLLAKSTVPTTHSSEKGVSEGIVIALKKIIHETGIGINEIELISHSTTQAINALLESDTSKVGIIAMGVGPSKKDIVKRTNLEDSTINTNQDIKTTHEFLDTSHLITEKEVIAAINRLKEKGAEVIIATEAFGVDDPSNELFVMNTASKEKILSTASHEISGIYGLEIRTLTAAVNASVLPKTFQVANFVEDAIRKTGVTAPLMIMKGDGGVTSMDTFKTKPILTILSGPAASVAGALLHLKITNGIFVEVGGTSTNICIIKNGKPEIRYVTVKDHPTCIRSMDVRILGVAGGSMVGLKQNRISNVGPRSAHIAGLKYSCFADPEDLKTGKIILIKPMSNDKSEYVAIKCNKGTYAITNTCAANALGMIEKNDYAFGNQESAKIALKIFAEFVGVSYHEIAMSIIQTASFEITKTITKILKEFKMNPYNTTLIGGGGGASVLVPFVAKQLGIKYEKAEHAEVISSIGVASSMLQEEMEQTMIEPTPEKINQVYKKIHTMLVDKGAIPESIMINSEFVSEKSLLRVTAVGNVELDSTETSKNIFTLEDAKKRTSEIIEISEDLIDLSYETDHYFVFTGHMEIKKFFGKKTQHHILVLDRYGKPKLSIKNGRIIQGGKITVLEELIDYLKSGNSEIAPKIYLLNDLKLVDYSSLITTFDIVDAVRSELVTSEKAAILVEL encoded by the coding sequence ATGAATAAGCGAAGAATCCGAGTTGGGATTGATGTTGGTGGAACCTTTACAAAAGCTGTTGCAATTGATGTGAAAACAGGCTCACTTTTAGCAAAATCTACGGTTCCTACAACGCATAGTTCCGAAAAAGGGGTCTCTGAAGGTATCGTGATTGCATTAAAAAAAATTATCCATGAAACTGGAATTGGAATTAATGAGATCGAGTTAATCTCACATAGTACTACTCAAGCAATTAACGCATTGCTAGAATCAGATACATCAAAGGTTGGAATAATTGCAATGGGGGTAGGCCCTTCAAAAAAAGATATAGTCAAAAGAACAAATTTAGAGGATTCTACAATAAATACAAATCAAGACATTAAAACAACACATGAATTTTTAGATACATCTCATTTAATTACCGAAAAAGAAGTAATTGCTGCAATAAATCGATTAAAAGAAAAAGGTGCAGAGGTAATAATTGCAACTGAAGCATTTGGAGTCGATGATCCATCAAATGAATTATTTGTTATGAATACCGCATCAAAAGAAAAAATACTTTCTACAGCATCTCATGAGATATCTGGAATATATGGGTTAGAAATTAGAACTCTTACTGCAGCTGTTAATGCCAGTGTTTTGCCTAAAACATTTCAAGTTGCAAATTTTGTTGAGGATGCAATCCGCAAAACAGGTGTTACTGCACCATTGATGATAATGAAAGGAGATGGTGGAGTTACTAGTATGGATACTTTTAAGACAAAACCAATCCTTACTATTCTTTCAGGCCCTGCAGCAAGCGTAGCTGGTGCATTATTGCATCTAAAAATAACAAATGGTATATTTGTTGAAGTCGGTGGTACTAGTACCAATATTTGTATTATAAAAAATGGTAAGCCTGAAATTCGTTATGTTACAGTAAAAGATCATCCTACTTGTATTCGGTCAATGGATGTAAGAATTTTGGGCGTTGCTGGTGGCAGTATGGTTGGGTTAAAACAAAACAGGATTTCAAATGTAGGTCCGCGTAGCGCTCATATCGCTGGCCTCAAATATTCTTGTTTTGCAGATCCTGAAGATCTTAAAACAGGAAAAATAATTCTAATAAAGCCCATGTCAAATGACAAATCCGAATATGTTGCAATAAAATGCAATAAGGGTACTTATGCAATTACTAACACATGTGCTGCAAATGCATTGGGTATGATCGAAAAAAATGATTATGCATTTGGGAATCAAGAATCTGCAAAAATTGCTCTGAAGATATTTGCTGAATTTGTAGGAGTGTCATATCACGAAATTGCTATGTCTATAATTCAAACTGCTTCATTTGAGATCACAAAAACTATTACTAAAATCTTAAAAGAATTCAAAATGAATCCATATAATACAACATTAATCGGAGGGGGAGGTGGAGCTTCAGTCCTTGTTCCGTTTGTTGCAAAACAACTAGGAATTAAATATGAAAAAGCAGAGCATGCTGAAGTTATCTCTTCAATTGGCGTGGCGTCATCAATGCTCCAAGAAGAGATGGAGCAAACAATGATTGAACCAACCCCTGAAAAAATCAATCAAGTTTATAAAAAAATACATACTATGTTAGTAGACAAAGGCGCTATTCCTGAATCAATAATGATTAATAGTGAATTTGTATCTGAAAAATCTTTACTTCGTGTAACTGCGGTAGGTAATGTTGAATTGGATAGTACTGAGACCTCAAAAAATATTTTTACATTAGAAGATGCTAAAAAACGAACTAGTGAAATAATTGAAATTTCTGAAGATCTAATTGATCTGAGTTATGAAACTGATCACTATTTTGTGTTTACTGGTCATATGGAAATTAAAAAATTTTTTGGCAAAAAGACTCAGCATCATATTTTAGTTTTAGATAGATATGGAAAACCAAAATTATCGATAAAAAATGGGAGAATTATTCAAGGTGGCAAAATAACAGTATTAGAAGAACTGATTGATTATTTGAAATCTGGCAATTCTGAAATTGCACCTAAAATCTATCTTTTAAATGATCTTAAACTGGTAGATTATTCTAGTCTTATCACCACTTTCGATATTGTGGATGCAGTTCGAAGTGAACTTGTTACTTCTGAAAAAGCAGCAATACTGGTAGAACTTTAG
- a CDS encoding FTR1 family iron permease, whose amino-acid sequence MQSKFYWYLIIVVFALGLYSIPTSVYAQNQEQYASIFTITELGLELTKKAILEDDYDAAEKYSALTNNFYGKNIQFLRTVDSDLSDDLHLELLDLHSSILSKSESHNLIAHINTLQETLSSNSSDGDSNVVVAFILSEADEQYQTFFQHKSNESYFFTLSLIEHSKIILNQNPISDDRLKQETDSFFTDLDKSVLNKSSFVTVGNLITAIQRDLLGTETIVIDKTNLYGVIRNLYSELSTAVNSNDYSTAEELAIEAYLENFEYLESDIKKVDESLLNTLEIDMRENLRKMIIQKEDPDAIIQFIENSILPDLAKAEKMTSELIPLVNGGTLTTQNLKSMGDASDDQKTVVKNKIDVIREQLEETLLHYDQGDIQSAHASSRSAYLDSYEFVEIPLRAIDPDFTLEVEYQFATLRNLIKQEAPQNEIHDVIIGIKRNLDESERIVTGTGELAPAIAFSSSFAIVFREGLESVLILGAILTYLEASRNNQFKKYVYYGIVAAFAATAVTWIIASYIIEISGANRELIEAIAALSATAVLFYVSFWVLNKIEHKKWMEFVKAKVWQATTTGSVMVFVMLSFFTVYREGFETVLFYQAMSGFAKYMEIYVGLGFIIGLISLLGLYYVMRKLGKRLPLRALFGLTMGVGAYLSIAFLGNAVRELQILDVVPYTGLIGTIPRLDINLAMMTGIYPTLETIVAQVILLGVYLIASTYILIMRPRKEQQLASMRKSRKDLDE is encoded by the coding sequence ATGCAATCTAAATTTTATTGGTATTTGATTATTGTTGTTTTTGCATTGGGATTGTATTCTATACCTACTAGTGTATATGCTCAAAATCAAGAACAATATGCTTCCATTTTTACTATTACTGAATTAGGTCTGGAGTTAACGAAAAAAGCCATTTTGGAGGATGATTATGATGCTGCAGAAAAATATTCTGCTCTAACTAATAATTTCTATGGGAAAAATATTCAGTTTTTAAGAACAGTTGATTCTGATCTTTCAGATGACCTCCATCTTGAATTACTTGATCTTCATTCGAGTATTTTATCCAAATCAGAGTCACATAATTTGATTGCACACATAAATACACTGCAAGAAACTTTATCCTCCAATTCATCAGATGGTGATTCTAATGTAGTTGTGGCGTTTATTTTATCAGAAGCTGATGAACAATATCAAACATTTTTTCAACATAAAAGCAATGAATCATACTTTTTTACTTTATCGTTAATCGAACATTCAAAGATTATTTTGAATCAAAATCCAATATCTGATGATCGGTTGAAACAAGAGACTGACTCATTTTTTACTGATTTGGATAAATCTGTTTTAAATAAAAGTAGCTTTGTAACTGTTGGAAATTTAATCACTGCAATACAGCGTGATTTGTTAGGAACTGAAACGATTGTAATCGATAAAACCAATCTATATGGTGTAATTAGAAACTTATATTCCGAATTATCTACCGCAGTAAATTCTAATGATTATTCAACTGCCGAAGAACTCGCAATTGAGGCATATCTTGAAAATTTTGAATATCTAGAATCTGACATTAAAAAAGTAGACGAGTCATTATTAAATACATTAGAAATTGATATGCGTGAAAATCTTCGAAAAATGATTATTCAAAAAGAGGATCCAGATGCAATTATTCAATTTATTGAAAATTCAATTCTGCCTGATTTGGCAAAAGCTGAAAAAATGACTAGCGAACTTATTCCTCTTGTTAATGGTGGTACACTAACGACACAGAATTTAAAATCTATGGGTGATGCATCTGATGATCAAAAAACAGTAGTTAAAAATAAAATCGATGTAATTCGTGAGCAATTAGAAGAAACATTACTACATTATGATCAGGGAGATATTCAATCCGCACATGCATCATCTCGCTCAGCATACCTTGATAGTTATGAGTTTGTAGAGATTCCTCTTAGGGCAATTGATCCAGATTTTACACTTGAGGTAGAATACCAATTTGCCACTCTGCGAAACTTGATTAAACAAGAGGCACCTCAAAATGAAATTCACGATGTCATTATTGGAATCAAGCGAAATCTTGATGAATCTGAAAGAATTGTAACTGGGACTGGTGAGCTTGCCCCTGCAATCGCATTTTCATCTTCTTTTGCAATTGTATTTAGAGAGGGATTGGAGTCTGTCTTGATTCTTGGTGCTATATTGACATATCTTGAAGCATCACGAAATAATCAATTTAAGAAATATGTTTATTATGGAATTGTTGCTGCCTTTGCAGCTACTGCCGTTACTTGGATTATTGCATCGTACATTATTGAAATCTCAGGAGCAAACCGTGAATTGATTGAAGCGATTGCGGCATTGTCTGCAACTGCAGTTTTATTTTATGTTAGTTTCTGGGTTTTAAATAAAATTGAACATAAAAAATGGATGGAGTTTGTTAAAGCAAAAGTTTGGCAAGCTACCACCACTGGTAGTGTTATGGTCTTTGTGATGTTATCCTTTTTTACTGTGTATAGGGAAGGATTTGAAACTGTTTTATTTTACCAAGCGATGTCTGGATTTGCAAAATATATGGAAATCTATGTAGGCCTGGGCTTTATCATTGGATTGATTTCACTTTTGGGTCTGTATTATGTAATGAGAAAATTGGGAAAACGATTGCCATTACGTGCATTATTTGGATTGACAATGGGAGTGGGTGCATATTTATCAATTGCATTTTTAGGAAATGCAGTTAGAGAACTTCAGATATTGGATGTTGTGCCATACACTGGATTGATTGGCACTATACCTAGATTGGATATCAATCTTGCAATGATGACTGGGATTTATCCTACTTTGGAAACTATTGTTGCTCAGGTAATATTACTTGGTGTTTACCTTATTGCATCAACATACATTTTGATAATGCGTCCAAGAAAAGAACAGCAACTAGCTTCAATGCGAAAATCAAGGAAGGACTTGGATGAATAA